In Episyrphus balteatus chromosome 4, idEpiBalt1.1, whole genome shotgun sequence, the sequence ttttagaaaaaacatcacaaaataagttttaaaacaaaaagaatttgcaAATAAACTCCAACCCAATGGCATGAACAAACAACGCATCGGAACAATCTCATAAGAACAAAAGAATTGAGAGAACAATAGAGAAAAATCTGTCAACCCGTGACCACGGCAAATAAAACCCGGTCGAAATGtctgataataattttaataaattagttcgttttaaaattgttttctatTAAAACAGAAGTTATTAAAATAGTAGCTACTTCACTGAGAATCTTCGGTAGACAGCCCTGTACCATTCACATAAAGTAGTGACATTTGTGTTATCTGTCAAAAATTGATGTTCTGACATAACCTCGATTTTCTTCCGTCAGTACGGTTTACCACTTTCGCTgcatatttatcaataaaagaaataaaaacccaagatgtcccgaaattTTCGCCCCAATAATTGTGCCAGAGTCCTGCACAAAGTCAAGGAGACCCTGGCACCTTCAGAAAACGAAACTTACCTAATCAACCGAAATCCCAGAAACCTGGAAAAGTTACGAATAGCCTACAAACCGTGTGGCTATCATTTGGAAAAGCCAGGAAGGAGTTTTTGGCACAAATTAGACCTAAATGTGTCGGGAAAGTATGTGACAGCCGAAGTAAACCATTTCGAGAATGGTCCTGTCATCTCGGCCAGCACTTCTGAGTGGGCCATCAAAAAGCAACTCTTCAGAACCAAAGACACTTCTGCATTTGTTAATCTAGGACGTGTACTAGCCCAACGTTGTGTTCAAGCTGGAATAACCGAAATGACATGCAACATTGAAGCTGTTCCCAATGGCAAAGTCGATAAATTCTTTAAAACAATGGAAGAGAATGGAGTAACTCTGCAAGAGCCAGAAAGATTCAAAAATCCACAACCTTGGGATGCTTATAGACAAGAAAAATTCTGGGAGACAACAGATTAGCTTTAgtagctttgttttttttattttaagtccaataaaatttacattgcaattaatttaaaaattattcgtaTTTGTGTTTGATGTCGTTCCAGAGTTTCTGTTGGGGGGAgagaaaaacattaatttgagTTACATAATGCGCATGgggcaaaaaaatttctaatactTACACCACGGTTGGCATTGTTGAAGATGGATTCAGCAGCCAAATCAAAGGAACGTTCAAAGAAGAACGTGGACGCTAGGATGGCGATAGCAAAGGTGGAACTTCTCTTGAATAGGCTGTTGTAGATGGCTTTCatttttggataatttttttGCGACTTTTCTTGGACAGAAAACTTTTTCACAAACTCAGTTCGTGTTCTTTGAATTTTGACAGATGATGCAAAACTGGCCAGCCAGAGATGCcaggttttattttttgcaagttgAAGGATGACGTTCTAGTTGGGCGACAAGTTATGCCAATATGACATAAATAATTCCCTTAAGGTTAATGCACATGTCaatgaaaataattgaaatagaaGATGGATGGtcgtacgcagctgaagcgaaacgagaTTTAAAATTGCCTCACTAGAGCCCATATATAttatgagataatttcgcaaaataCTCATTTGGAATATCAAATCGTAtacagaaattaattttaaatttgaactgACCTTATTTGCGAAATTATGTATATCATTTGGGATGTACGTTGTATTTTTGggaacgaaaatgctaacgaaaaaataatatcgATTATTatgtcaaaatcaaaataaaaacaataggggtattcacgatccggtgtaacaaaaaagtgtaaaaatgcaaaattttgttttctactactacaactacaatagacaaattttgcaccattgtattttatttttgcaatagggttggggtatagcaaaagtgtaaaagtgtaaaaaaattgtagtctgtatatttggttgttttattttaagaaaatgttacacttttgcacttttacaacgatacaagaccatttgcatcgaatcgtgaatacccctagtaaaaatttatttaaaatcaagaaaagacatcaaataaattagtttttaattaagaaataaataaattaaaaatgaaaaaaccgtGCTAACATTTCTTTGAATCCAGAAAATTTCCAGGACAGTATAAAGTAAGTGAAAACATAATGAAAACTCTTCAAATTTTCTAGATCTGCGTACTGAACAACGAAAAGCTAAACAAAACtatcgttcaagatttcgttgtgatatttttgtatggaacatttcgttttgcttcagctgcgtaccaGACAAATCTCCCGAGCTCAATTTACTCCTCTGCCTAAATTTTCGTTCAGAAAATGAACTTGACTAATTATCTACCCAATTAATATTTCAGCTTCGGTAAAAGTTtaagatttgacagatagctctTTAATGCAAGTGTTATGgaaattacagaaaaaaaaatttgtttctctggGTAAACTTGGTAAAAGTGGCAAAGTGGTAAAtgtgtcaaaaatttttatggatttgacaattttttttaccacgTTTACCATTTTACCATGTTTACGCAGAGGTTACACCGTTGCATGAATACCCTTTTTATCTCTTCAAATAGCAGATATTTCAGAGCTAGATTATTTACGTCCAGTTGCACAAATATTTAATCCCGGCTTCAGCAACTTTGGCCTCCTAAATTCGGTGGTAAAGCTGAGGGTTAGcactggggtcgaattacggcatacgttcgttatcgtatggttgctatgtgtccctatctttttctactaaataaatagagacacaaatagtaaaaacgttaacgagtgatcgtaatcgtatgctgtaattcgacccctggttCAACGCCCTCATTTTAAAATAGCCAAATCCATGGTTGAACCAAAGATACATCACAGCTAATCCAACAAACGTTCATGGCAATCACATAAATTTTCCTCgaaagggttttttttcttcaattttttcccTTTTCTATGAAGTCTAATAAAAACAGTCTGTGGCTTTTTAAACTGTTGACACTCGATTTGGCAGCtgtcatttgaatttttgtttttatttacattttatttccATCCacgttatttttttgattttctaaacaaattattaaaaaaaccaccataaacaattaataaaatgtCTAACGATATTCAAATAACAAACATTAAGGAATTGCTTACGGAAATGGTGGCGCCAGATGAACGCTCCAACGTAAACATTATTCCTGACCACATAACAATGTTGCATGGAaccaaaagcaaaaaacaactcaTTCGCAAAAGAAAACACGCCAAAAGTACAACTTTAAATCGCCGTGAATTTCAACAGCTTGGACTACATACTCTAcccacaaaattattaaaatacaaaGATGTCCTGCCTCTACACAAACTATGGAAAGGTTACATCAAAGAGCATTTGAATTTGAAGAATGGTGATACCATTGCTGAGGTATATGAACCAAATTATGATGCATTTAGTAAACTATTGGTAAAGTCTGATTTGCATGGAGCTAAACTATCAGTTACCAAGTCAAAATGTCCCAGTTTAATAGGACACTCTGGAATTGTAGTTTTAGACACAAAAAATGTTCTCAAAATTCTGGGCGAAGATAACAAACTACGGACGATTCCGAAGAGCGAGTGTGTCTTTGGAATGCAATTAGGTAACATCTCATTCACTTTGTTTGGCAAGCATTTAAATATTCGATCGGCAGAGCGTTcggttaagaaaattaaaaactttattgaACCCGATTTAATATAGGTATCTAGAgttaaggaaaataaaaaaagaaatatatttaatttaaaagtttgtttttattataatagtAGTGTTtattctacaactcagtagtcacatttttcattttaacaaCTTCACTGTCCCTATACAAACTGGTAAAATAAAGTAGCTACGCTCATAATTTTGTATCAGAAAAACAGGAATTTTCTTTACGTCCCATGAATAACATTTGATACATAGAAGTTTTCTGCACCGTATTTCCAGCGTCCATGAATCATACCTATATGatcataaaaaatatgaaaaatattcaacgTCCCTACATAAATCGA encodes:
- the LOC129919531 gene encoding ribonuclease P protein subunit p29; translated protein: MSNDIQITNIKELLTEMVAPDERSNVNIIPDHITMLHGTKSKKQLIRKRKHAKSTTLNRREFQQLGLHTLPTKLLKYKDVLPLHKLWKGYIKEHLNLKNGDTIAEVYEPNYDAFSKLLVKSDLHGAKLSVTKSKCPSLIGHSGIVVLDTKNVLKILGEDNKLRTIPKSECVFGMQLGNISFTLFGKHLNIRSAERSVKKIKNFIEPDLI
- the LOC129919532 gene encoding 39S ribosomal protein L18, mitochondrial; this encodes MSRNFRPNNCARVLHKVKETLAPSENETYLINRNPRNLEKLRIAYKPCGYHLEKPGRSFWHKLDLNVSGKYVTAEVNHFENGPVISASTSEWAIKKQLFRTKDTSAFVNLGRVLAQRCVQAGITEMTCNIEAVPNGKVDKFFKTMEENGVTLQEPERFKNPQPWDAYRQEKFWETTD
- the LOC129919533 gene encoding cytochrome b-c1 complex subunit 9 — encoded protein: MKAIYNSLFKRSSTFAIAILASTFFFERSFDLAAESIFNNANRGKLWNDIKHKYE